From Synoicihabitans lomoniglobus, the proteins below share one genomic window:
- a CDS encoding 50S ribosomal protein L25 → MSTTTTLQVSAREQTGRSASRRLRKSNQIPAILYGKHSEPTKLTIDAPAFRKLLKKISGRKTIIELTREGADKPALSFLQEVQRDPITDIYLHADFQEIHAGEAFEVEVPVVVRGECVGVKTEGGVLEMASPTVRVRCLPKDLPGAIEVDITNLHADSTIKIGGLPVIEGVEYRDPVGQVVVGCTAGEEEEEAPADAAAAAKPAKK, encoded by the coding sequence ATGTCCACAACCACCACACTCCAAGTCTCCGCACGCGAGCAAACGGGGCGCTCCGCCTCCCGTCGCCTGCGCAAATCCAATCAGATCCCGGCGATCCTCTACGGCAAGCACAGCGAGCCGACCAAGCTCACGATCGACGCTCCGGCGTTTCGCAAGCTGCTCAAGAAGATTTCCGGTCGCAAGACGATCATCGAGCTGACCCGCGAAGGTGCGGACAAGCCGGCGCTCTCCTTCCTGCAGGAAGTCCAGCGTGATCCGATCACCGATATTTATTTGCACGCCGATTTCCAGGAAATCCACGCGGGTGAAGCGTTCGAGGTTGAAGTTCCGGTTGTCGTCCGCGGCGAGTGCGTCGGCGTGAAAACCGAGGGTGGTGTGCTCGAAATGGCCTCGCCCACGGTGCGGGTGCGCTGTTTGCCGAAGGACCTCCCGGGCGCCATCGAGGTGGACATCACCAATTTGCATGCGGATTCGACCATCAAGATCGGCGGACTGCCGGTCATCGAAGGTGTCGAATACCGCGATCCGGTCGGCCAAGTGGTCGTGGGCTGCACCGCCGGCGAAGAGGAAGAGGAAGCCCCGGCTGACGCCGCTGCGGCGGCCAAACCCGCCAAGAAGTAA
- a CDS encoding helix-turn-helix transcriptional regulator → MNTSQNNEHSAVTSGPRQFLKARPLADRLGINPRTLFRWAESGRISKFKIHQRLVVFDVAEVERLIEDSRIGGRN, encoded by the coding sequence ATGAATACATCCCAAAACAACGAACACTCGGCGGTCACTTCCGGTCCTCGCCAATTTCTCAAAGCCCGCCCATTAGCAGATCGCCTGGGTATCAATCCGAGGACCCTTTTCCGCTGGGCGGAGAGTGGGCGGATTTCCAAATTCAAGATTCATCAACGCCTCGTCGTGTTCGACGTGGCCGAGGTGGAACGGTTGATCGAAGACAGCCGCATTGGTGGTCGGAATTGA
- a CDS encoding type I restriction-modification system subunit M: MDSTQLNWLTNFIWNIADDVLRDVYVRGKYRDVILPMTVLRRLDAVLEPTKQAVLEMKAALDKEGVTNQDNALRAASGQAFYNTSPFLLRDLKSRATQQQLKDDFGAYLDGFSPNVQDILENFEFRNQIPRLSKADALGLLIEKFLDKDINLSPQPTADLPGLDNHSMGTMFEELVRRFNEENNEEAGEHWTPRDAVRLMANLMFLPVADKIESGTYLLYDCACGTGGMLTVAEETLQQIAKDHGKQVATHLYGQEINGETYAICKADLLLKGDGDAADNIVGGPEHSTLANDAFRSREFDFMLANPPYGKSWKSDLERMGGKKDIKDPRFVISHADESEYSLLTRSSDGQMLFLANMLSKMKHGSPLGSRIAEVHNGSSLFTGDAGQGESNIRRWVIENDWLEAIVALPLNLFYNTGIATYVWVLTNRKPAHRQGKVQLIDATQWFRPLRKNMGKKNCELAPEDIKRICDTFLTFEETPQSKIFPNAAFGYWKVKIERPLRLRSQLTRERIEALRFASGDEEVRAALYEELGDDLFEKPTSVRDQLIKLVDNWGQDDAGEDDENSEGGGKKGLPEKTKKKLLDADTWKRDAGLVETAEKLRDALGDGLFEDHNVFLEEVDVALKQLGQKLTASDRKTIISAVSWRDEPAPPVIKKVHKPSKAEPDPLRGFYPVGASLADARSVLPSGSVVEYEPDSELRDYEQIPLLEEGGIEAFIRREVLPYTPDAWIVEADTKIGYEVSFTRHFYHPPKLRTLAEISADILRLEEETEGLLTEITKGAKT; the protein is encoded by the coding sequence ATGGATTCCACCCAACTCAACTGGCTCACCAACTTCATCTGGAACATCGCCGACGATGTTCTGCGCGACGTCTACGTGCGCGGCAAATACCGCGACGTCATCCTCCCGATGACCGTCCTCCGCCGCCTCGATGCCGTGCTGGAGCCGACGAAGCAGGCTGTCTTGGAGATGAAGGCCGCCCTCGATAAGGAAGGCGTGACCAATCAGGACAACGCTCTCCGAGCCGCCTCCGGCCAAGCGTTCTACAACACCTCCCCCTTCCTGCTCCGCGATCTAAAGTCCCGCGCCACCCAGCAGCAGCTCAAGGACGACTTCGGCGCCTACCTCGACGGCTTTTCGCCCAACGTTCAGGACATCCTCGAAAACTTCGAATTCCGAAACCAGATCCCGCGCCTTTCCAAGGCCGACGCGCTCGGCCTGCTCATCGAGAAGTTCCTCGACAAGGACATCAACCTCAGCCCGCAGCCGACCGCCGACCTGCCCGGCCTCGACAACCACTCCATGGGCACGATGTTCGAGGAGCTGGTCCGCCGCTTCAACGAGGAGAACAACGAGGAGGCCGGCGAGCACTGGACCCCGCGCGACGCCGTGCGGCTCATGGCGAATCTCATGTTCCTACCCGTGGCCGACAAGATCGAGAGCGGCACCTACCTGCTCTACGACTGCGCGTGCGGCACCGGCGGCATGCTCACCGTCGCCGAGGAAACGCTTCAACAGATCGCCAAGGACCACGGCAAGCAGGTCGCCACCCACCTATACGGACAGGAAATCAACGGCGAGACTTACGCCATCTGCAAAGCCGACCTCCTGCTCAAGGGCGACGGCGACGCCGCCGACAACATCGTGGGCGGTCCGGAGCACAGCACACTCGCCAACGACGCCTTCCGCTCCCGCGAGTTCGACTTCATGCTCGCCAACCCGCCCTACGGCAAGAGCTGGAAGAGCGACTTGGAGCGCATGGGCGGCAAGAAGGACATCAAGGACCCGCGCTTCGTCATCTCCCACGCCGACGAGTCTGAATACTCCCTTCTCACCCGCAGCAGCGACGGCCAGATGCTCTTCTTGGCCAACATGCTTAGTAAGATGAAGCACGGCTCCCCCCTCGGCAGCCGCATCGCCGAAGTGCACAACGGCTCCTCCCTCTTCACCGGCGACGCCGGTCAGGGAGAGAGCAACATCCGTCGCTGGGTCATCGAAAACGACTGGCTGGAGGCCATCGTCGCGCTCCCGCTCAACCTCTTCTACAATACCGGCATCGCCACCTACGTCTGGGTGCTCACCAACCGCAAACCCGCGCACCGCCAGGGCAAGGTTCAGCTCATCGACGCCACCCAATGGTTCCGCCCTCTGCGCAAGAACATGGGTAAGAAGAACTGCGAACTCGCGCCCGAGGACATCAAACGCATCTGCGACACTTTCCTCACGTTCGAGGAAACCCCGCAGTCGAAGATCTTCCCCAACGCCGCATTCGGCTACTGGAAGGTCAAGATCGAGCGCCCGCTCCGCCTCCGCAGCCAGCTCACCCGCGAGCGCATCGAGGCGCTCCGCTTCGCCTCCGGCGACGAGGAGGTTCGCGCCGCGCTCTACGAGGAACTTGGTGACGACCTGTTCGAGAAACCCACCTCCGTGCGCGACCAACTGATCAAGCTGGTGGACAACTGGGGGCAGGATGACGCCGGCGAAGACGACGAAAACAGCGAAGGGGGCGGCAAGAAAGGCCTGCCGGAGAAAACCAAGAAGAAGCTCCTCGATGCCGACACCTGGAAACGCGATGCCGGGCTCGTCGAGACAGCGGAGAAACTCCGCGACGCGCTCGGCGACGGACTCTTCGAAGACCACAACGTCTTCCTCGAAGAGGTGGACGTCGCCCTGAAGCAGCTCGGTCAGAAGCTCACTGCCTCCGACAGAAAGACCATCATCAGCGCCGTGAGCTGGCGCGATGAACCCGCCCCGCCCGTCATCAAAAAGGTCCACAAACCCAGCAAAGCGGAACCCGACCCGCTGCGCGGCTTCTACCCTGTAGGGGCGTCGCTCGCCGACGCCCGCTCCGTCCTCCCTTCCGGCTCCGTCGTCGAATACGAGCCCGACAGCGAACTGCGCGACTACGAGCAAATCCCCTTGCTCGAGGAAGGCGGGATCGAGGCGTTCATTCGCCGCGAAGTCCTGCCCTACACGCCCGACGCATGGATCGTCGAGGCTGACACCAAGATCGGCTACGAAGTCAGCTTCACGCGCCACTTTTATCATCCACCAAAACTCCGCACCCTCGCCGAAATCAGCGCCGACATCCTCAGACTCGAAGAGGAAACTGAGGGCCTGCTCACCGAGATCACGAAAGGCGCAAAGACATGA
- a CDS encoding type I restriction endonuclease subunit R has translation MKTDTSEKGLETLIMRHLTGADGLPSGAGDIVAEDPPLTDGSGWFAGSPASYDREFAVDTDPLFTFLQVTQPEEYGKLGLSDYRDRKNIARQKFLARIQGEVSRRGTIDVLRNGIKHGPLSFDLFYGTPSPENLKAVARHAANRFSITRQLAYSREETKRALDLCAFINGLPVMTFELKNSLTKQTVEDAIEQYRRDRDPRETLFTFGRCVVHFAVDDSKIAMCTALKGTKGMAKDSWFLPFDQGWNDGAGNPPNPNGLKTDYLWKTILTPAGLTEILENYAQIVEEVNPKTGKKKRVQIFPRYHQLDVVRKILADVREKGAGERYLIQHSAGSGKSNSIAWLAHQLICSRNGSKAVFDSIIVVTDRRILDKQIRETIKGFSQVGSIIGAVKEGGGTSKTEQLSKFLKDGKKIIITTVQTFPFVLDTIGEEHRGGNFAIIIDEAHSSQSGRTAAAVSAALAEKDEDEDTAEDWINAQLEARIKSKKLLNNASYFAFTATPKNKTLEMFGIPCPEGDEVKHRPFHGYTMKQAIQEGFILDVLKHYTPVDSYYRLAKTVEGDPEFDVKKARKKLRVYVESHSKAIRDKAEIMVDHFIEQVIGQNKIGGQARAMVVTGSIQRAIQYFFVFRDYLTEIKSPYRAIVAFSGEPEYKGEKVSEAKLNGFPSNDIADRIQEDPYRFLICADKFQTGYDEPLLHTMYVDKALNSIKAVQTLSRLNRAHPKKHDVFVLDFQNDTKAIEESFAKFYRTTILSRETDANKLHTLKGELDAYQVYAPEQIDALVELYLSGADRDKLDPILDSCVAVYNAELDEEGQVDFKGKAKAFTRTYDFLATILPYGVKEWEKLSIFLNFLIPKLPAPKEEDLAKGILESIDMDSYRAEKQATLAIALPDADAEIEPVPTSGGGRKPDPELDKLSNIIKVFNDQFGGLFNDPKAVEARIMGVIPPKVSADPAYQNAKQHSDRQNARIEHDKALQRVITAMFKDDAQLFKQFQDNESFRGWLTDMVFRMTFED, from the coding sequence ATGAAAACCGATACCTCCGAGAAAGGGCTCGAAACCCTGATCATGCGGCACCTGACCGGCGCGGACGGACTGCCGTCGGGCGCAGGGGACATCGTAGCAGAGGATCCGCCGTTGACCGACGGCAGCGGGTGGTTCGCCGGTAGCCCCGCCAGCTACGATCGTGAGTTCGCGGTGGATACGGACCCACTGTTCACGTTCCTGCAGGTGACCCAACCGGAAGAATACGGGAAACTCGGTCTGAGCGACTACCGGGACCGCAAGAACATCGCTCGCCAGAAATTCCTCGCCCGAATCCAAGGAGAGGTTTCCCGGCGCGGCACGATCGATGTCCTTCGCAATGGGATCAAACACGGGCCGCTCAGCTTCGATCTGTTCTACGGCACACCTTCGCCCGAAAACCTGAAGGCGGTGGCGAGGCATGCGGCCAACCGCTTCAGCATCACCCGACAGCTCGCCTACAGCCGGGAGGAAACGAAACGCGCACTCGATTTGTGCGCCTTCATCAACGGTTTGCCCGTGATGACCTTCGAGCTGAAGAACAGCCTAACCAAACAAACGGTCGAGGATGCGATCGAACAATACCGGCGCGACCGCGACCCGAGGGAGACGCTGTTCACCTTCGGCCGCTGCGTGGTGCACTTCGCTGTCGACGATTCGAAGATTGCCATGTGCACCGCGCTCAAGGGCACCAAGGGCATGGCCAAGGATTCGTGGTTTCTACCCTTTGACCAAGGTTGGAACGACGGTGCCGGGAATCCGCCCAATCCGAACGGACTGAAGACCGACTATCTTTGGAAGACGATCCTGACACCGGCTGGACTGACCGAGATCTTGGAGAACTACGCCCAGATCGTCGAGGAGGTGAATCCCAAGACCGGGAAGAAGAAGCGGGTGCAGATTTTCCCGCGCTATCACCAACTCGACGTGGTGCGTAAAATTCTCGCCGACGTGCGCGAGAAAGGCGCAGGAGAACGCTACCTCATCCAGCACTCGGCTGGCAGCGGCAAATCCAACTCCATCGCATGGCTGGCACACCAACTCATCTGCTCGCGAAATGGCAGCAAGGCGGTGTTCGACTCGATCATCGTCGTCACCGACCGCCGCATTCTCGACAAGCAGATCCGCGAGACGATCAAAGGCTTTTCCCAGGTCGGCAGCATCATCGGCGCGGTGAAGGAAGGTGGCGGCACGTCCAAGACCGAACAGTTGTCGAAATTCCTCAAGGACGGGAAAAAAATCATCATCACCACGGTGCAAACCTTTCCCTTTGTCCTTGATACGATCGGGGAGGAACACCGCGGCGGAAACTTCGCCATCATAATCGACGAAGCCCACAGCAGCCAGAGCGGACGCACGGCCGCCGCAGTAAGTGCGGCGCTCGCCGAAAAGGACGAAGACGAGGACACCGCGGAAGACTGGATCAACGCGCAGCTGGAAGCGCGGATCAAATCCAAGAAGCTCCTCAACAACGCGAGCTACTTTGCGTTCACCGCCACGCCGAAGAACAAGACGCTGGAGATGTTCGGCATCCCCTGCCCGGAAGGCGACGAGGTCAAACACCGGCCGTTCCACGGCTACACCATGAAGCAGGCCATCCAAGAGGGCTTTATTCTGGACGTGCTGAAACACTACACCCCGGTGGACAGCTACTACCGGCTGGCCAAGACGGTGGAAGGCGACCCGGAGTTCGACGTGAAGAAGGCCCGCAAGAAACTGCGCGTCTACGTCGAGAGCCACAGCAAGGCTATCCGCGACAAGGCGGAAATCATGGTCGACCACTTCATCGAACAGGTGATCGGCCAAAACAAAATCGGCGGGCAGGCCCGGGCCATGGTGGTCACCGGCAGCATCCAGCGCGCGATCCAGTATTTCTTCGTGTTCCGCGACTACCTCACGGAAATCAAGAGCCCCTACCGCGCCATCGTCGCGTTCTCCGGCGAACCAGAATACAAGGGCGAGAAGGTCAGCGAGGCGAAGCTCAACGGATTCCCGAGCAATGACATCGCGGACAGAATTCAGGAGGATCCGTATCGCTTCCTCATCTGCGCGGACAAATTCCAGACCGGCTATGACGAGCCCCTCCTGCACACCATGTATGTGGACAAGGCGCTTAACAGCATCAAAGCCGTGCAAACACTTTCCCGGCTGAATCGAGCACATCCCAAGAAGCACGATGTCTTCGTGCTCGATTTCCAGAACGACACGAAGGCCATCGAAGAATCGTTCGCCAAATTCTACCGCACTACGATTCTCAGCCGCGAAACCGACGCCAACAAGCTACACACCCTCAAGGGCGAATTGGATGCGTATCAGGTTTACGCCCCCGAGCAGATCGACGCATTGGTCGAGTTGTATCTGAGTGGCGCGGACCGCGATAAACTCGACCCCATCCTCGATTCCTGCGTCGCGGTCTACAATGCCGAGCTCGATGAAGAAGGTCAGGTCGACTTCAAGGGCAAGGCCAAGGCCTTCACCCGAACCTACGACTTCCTCGCGACCATCCTGCCCTACGGCGTCAAAGAGTGGGAGAAACTATCGATCTTCCTGAACTTCCTCATTCCGAAACTGCCCGCTCCCAAGGAGGAGGATCTCGCGAAAGGCATCCTCGAATCGATCGACATGGACAGCTATCGCGCGGAGAAGCAGGCCACACTCGCCATCGCGCTGCCGGACGCCGATGCGGAGATCGAACCGGTGCCGACCAGTGGCGGAGGCCGCAAACCGGACCCGGAGCTCGATAAGCTCTCCAACATTATCAAAGTGTTCAACGACCAGTTCGGCGGACTGTTCAATGATCCCAAGGCCGTAGAGGCCCGGATCATGGGAGTCATTCCGCCCAAGGTTTCAGCGGACCCAGCCTACCAAAACGCGAAGCAACACTCCGACCGGCAAAACGCTCGCATCGAACACGACAAGGCGCTCCAACGAGTCATCACCGCGATGTTCAAGGACGACGCCCAGCTCTTCAAACAGTTCCAAGACAACGAGTCGTTCCGTGGCTGGCTCACCGACATGGTATTCCGAATGACGTTCGAAGACTGA
- a CDS encoding reverse transcriptase domain-containing protein yields MIHDSDKLVRVAYKKLKQMVYYDKTFLFLRKRLAEFECGEDFLDRLEQVESVLKVDAPFSSELFRKWLDGVGFVFAPKSLRPKRKPDDDEGSFVSNVTSERNYPIEKVNYLFDGPIELHLIAVLWLMTNGFKLDALLVENCYGSRLDNLVGNEDDHSANLFQKYHERYAKWRDDGINKAADLLTRENRSACIIALDLQEFYYRVQLDWDELWNSIRMKKDIHSSMRWVYSREILGENLLGCVKAIGDAYQLQIAPFLNGTHTELPPESTCLPIGLCSSPVIANWYLRDFDRAILSEVRPAYYGRYVDDILIVVANDTEPGQHPVTRFMDDVLVRTGVMHLNNHSGRYEVVSSKGLFLQKRKCVLQFFEAGHSFAGLEKFRKELQENASDFAMLPVDGDESPVEQVAYDLLYDGSINKLRSVKGIAENRWELAKHLAKQTQLQLLAAEGLDANTKRELFMFFKGRNALEYWDMWERVFAFLIAAGNLEDAERLRGQIEGELRRLRYVADDEASNEVHGGKITRLLKQSLRDHLQVSYEICRALRAEFFPSLETRLWRDSNLIRHHLVAVPLLNYTDYAGDYIVPDETRAHPVSRQKIEWSPRFVHFEECVGLIDSWFVDDEGEDSITAANSLYARFHGKELDGVSSLLIKGEEDGPQ; encoded by the coding sequence GTGATCCATGATTCCGACAAGCTCGTCCGCGTCGCTTACAAGAAGCTCAAGCAGATGGTCTACTACGACAAGACCTTCCTGTTTCTTCGAAAGCGACTCGCCGAGTTTGAGTGCGGAGAAGATTTTCTCGACCGATTGGAGCAGGTTGAGAGCGTGCTCAAAGTAGATGCCCCCTTTTCGAGCGAACTATTCAGAAAGTGGCTCGACGGGGTCGGCTTCGTGTTCGCGCCCAAGTCATTGCGGCCGAAAAGAAAACCCGACGACGACGAAGGCAGCTTTGTTTCAAACGTAACCAGCGAACGCAACTACCCCATCGAGAAGGTGAACTACCTCTTCGATGGTCCAATTGAGCTACACCTGATCGCCGTCCTCTGGCTGATGACGAATGGCTTCAAACTTGACGCCTTACTCGTCGAAAATTGCTACGGGTCCCGGCTCGATAACTTGGTGGGGAACGAAGATGACCACTCGGCGAACCTGTTCCAGAAGTATCATGAGCGTTACGCCAAATGGCGCGATGACGGCATCAACAAGGCAGCCGACCTGCTGACCCGTGAGAATCGCAGTGCATGCATCATCGCACTGGATCTGCAGGAGTTCTATTATCGCGTGCAGCTCGATTGGGACGAGCTATGGAATTCGATTCGCATGAAAAAGGACATCCACTCTTCGATGCGATGGGTCTACTCGCGTGAAATACTGGGTGAAAATCTCCTAGGCTGCGTTAAGGCGATCGGAGACGCGTATCAGCTCCAAATTGCACCCTTTCTGAACGGCACCCACACCGAACTGCCGCCTGAATCGACCTGCTTGCCAATCGGACTCTGCTCGTCGCCGGTTATCGCCAACTGGTATCTGCGAGATTTTGACCGAGCAATACTCTCCGAAGTTCGCCCCGCTTACTATGGCCGATACGTCGACGACATTCTGATCGTCGTGGCAAATGACACCGAACCGGGCCAACACCCCGTTACGCGGTTCATGGACGACGTCCTGGTTCGCACGGGCGTGATGCATCTCAACAACCACAGCGGGCGCTACGAGGTCGTTTCCTCAAAGGGACTATTTCTCCAAAAACGGAAATGCGTCCTCCAGTTTTTTGAGGCAGGGCATTCGTTTGCCGGTTTGGAGAAGTTCCGAAAAGAGCTACAGGAGAACGCCAGTGACTTTGCTATGCTCCCGGTCGATGGCGACGAAAGTCCAGTCGAGCAAGTTGCCTATGACCTGCTCTATGATGGATCGATAAACAAGCTCCGCAGCGTAAAGGGCATCGCCGAAAACCGATGGGAACTTGCCAAACATCTGGCGAAGCAAACCCAACTTCAACTGCTCGCGGCCGAGGGACTGGATGCGAACACCAAACGCGAGTTGTTCATGTTCTTCAAAGGTCGGAACGCACTCGAATACTGGGACATGTGGGAACGTGTCTTCGCCTTCCTGATTGCTGCCGGGAATCTCGAAGACGCAGAACGCCTTCGAGGTCAAATTGAAGGCGAACTGCGACGGTTGCGATATGTGGCGGACGATGAAGCGAGCAATGAAGTTCACGGAGGAAAGATCACACGACTGCTCAAACAGAGTCTCCGAGACCACTTGCAGGTGTCCTACGAAATCTGCCGTGCACTCCGCGCTGAGTTCTTCCCATCATTGGAAACACGACTCTGGCGGGACTCGAACCTGATTCGCCACCACTTGGTCGCTGTTCCGCTGCTCAACTACACAGACTACGCGGGAGACTACATCGTCCCGGACGAAACGAGAGCACACCCCGTATCCCGCCAGAAAATCGAGTGGAGCCCTCGATTCGTTCATTTCGAGGAATGCGTTGGGCTGATAGATTCATGGTTCGTCGACGACGAAGGCGAAGACTCCATCACCGCCGCAAATTCCCTCTACGCCCGATTCCATGGCAAGGAACTGGACGGTGTGTCGAGCCTACTGATCAAGGGAGAGGAGGACGGTCCACAATGA
- a CDS encoding restriction endonuclease subunit S yields MIEGLHPYSENRESGLKWLGAVPCHWQINRLKTIFREVDERSTTGKESLLSLRMNSGLVDHHLMGGRPILPTALINYKRVYPRQIVMNRMRASMGLFGIPKKIGLVSPDYAVLSPLREIVLGYYLQLFKSPVLGRVFRMESRGLGTGESGFLRLYFDAFGVLGVPLPPPDEQAAVVRFLEHVNRKIDKFIRAKRRELVLITEMLVKVTEEAMQRPDGEIMRLSTASELIVRPIDRRSRETYTRIGLYNRGRGIFHKPSAQGSELGDSDFFWIRRGDLVISGQFAWEGAVALAREKDDECVASHRYPILRGREQIVSSEVLLAILRTKFGGMLLNLHSRGAAGRNRPLNIKSFLKEKIRIPPVPAQARIIDLLDQEHAVAQSVAQSVKLVEEFRTRLTADVVTGKLDVRAFAERLPIAEADQLDADEEETDEDEPEEMEP; encoded by the coding sequence ATGATCGAGGGACTCCATCCGTATTCAGAAAACAGGGAGTCTGGACTGAAGTGGCTTGGTGCCGTGCCGTGTCACTGGCAGATAAATCGACTCAAAACCATTTTCCGAGAAGTTGATGAGAGGAGCACCACAGGGAAAGAGAGTCTGCTGTCGCTTCGGATGAACAGTGGCCTCGTTGATCACCACCTAATGGGAGGCCGTCCGATATTACCGACTGCACTGATCAACTATAAGCGGGTTTACCCAAGGCAAATCGTGATGAACCGAATGCGGGCTTCGATGGGTCTATTCGGCATACCAAAAAAGATTGGCTTGGTGAGCCCAGACTACGCGGTCCTTTCGCCGTTGAGGGAAATTGTGCTGGGCTACTACCTGCAACTTTTCAAATCCCCAGTTCTCGGTCGCGTATTCAGAATGGAATCACGAGGGTTGGGCACAGGGGAATCGGGCTTTCTAAGGCTCTACTTCGATGCGTTCGGTGTATTGGGCGTGCCACTCCCTCCCCCCGACGAGCAAGCGGCCGTCGTGCGATTTCTGGAGCATGTGAACCGGAAGATAGACAAATTCATCCGGGCAAAGCGCCGTGAATTGGTTTTGATAACGGAGATGCTCGTCAAAGTGACGGAAGAGGCGATGCAGAGGCCGGACGGCGAAATCATGCGCCTTTCGACGGCATCCGAACTCATTGTTCGTCCAATCGACCGGCGGTCACGAGAAACGTATACAAGAATCGGACTTTACAACCGTGGACGTGGCATCTTTCACAAGCCGTCGGCGCAAGGGTCTGAACTGGGCGACTCAGATTTCTTCTGGATACGTCGCGGAGATCTTGTGATCAGCGGTCAGTTCGCTTGGGAGGGTGCAGTAGCGCTTGCCCGAGAAAAGGACGATGAATGCGTTGCATCCCATCGCTACCCAATCTTAAGAGGCCGCGAGCAGATAGTTTCGAGCGAAGTCTTACTCGCAATTCTTCGAACTAAATTCGGCGGAATGTTGCTGAATCTACATTCAAGAGGAGCCGCAGGACGCAATAGGCCTCTCAACATCAAATCGTTTTTGAAGGAGAAAATCAGGATTCCCCCAGTTCCGGCCCAAGCCCGCATCATCGACCTGCTAGACCAAGAGCATGCTGTCGCTCAGTCCGTCGCCCAAAGTGTAAAGCTTGTTGAGGAATTCCGGACGCGGCTGACGGCAGACGTCGTGACGGGCAAACTGGATGTCCGCGCCTTCGCCGAGCGGCTCCCGATCGCTGAGGCAGATCAACTTGACGCAGACGAAGAGGAAACCGACGAGGACGAACCGGAGGAAATGGAGCCGTGA
- a CDS encoding BT4734/BF3469 family protein, whose protein sequence is MECKQSAEPSILMDRRFTVFPSLKSKRDPQNVSLRQFLADVELGKWRESVERIRSCESKDEASHLKNRLPIAKVSGTFDGLKATDIVEPSGLLCLDLDDLGARADEVRRTLKADVYVLAFFVSPSGRGLKVIVGTQVAEISDHRACFERASVHFKSVLPADVLIDPRPSNVASNCFASFDSRVWRASSERLVFGPGDCDSEKKSPTGCDVDASHVMQSFEKELFSPSSSERAALGREDSSRLIACNHMSTPPAHIDCDLSEFVERNVWRDWVSRTPYVAAKRNAFIADRVPLLLNLVCAELVAVLSVKWFDGAPGGLFHDTRERHWNETWSMIGGCRESWPTVRNIGRDGRRIYQDLKDDRLRAVFRICHSLSISKKNFATRQFYLTATNLSERMLCACQTAARQLNYLENAGAIKVIEKGELRRKGHPARATFYQWMLS, encoded by the coding sequence ATGGAATGCAAACAAAGCGCTGAGCCCTCTATTTTGATGGATCGACGCTTCACCGTCTTTCCTTCGCTAAAATCTAAACGTGACCCGCAAAACGTTTCGTTGCGCCAATTTCTGGCGGACGTGGAACTCGGGAAATGGCGAGAGTCCGTCGAAAGGATTCGATCGTGCGAATCGAAGGATGAAGCCAGCCATCTCAAAAACCGCCTACCTATCGCTAAGGTTTCCGGAACATTCGACGGACTTAAGGCAACGGACATTGTAGAGCCGAGCGGCTTGTTGTGCCTCGACCTCGATGACTTAGGTGCGCGGGCAGATGAAGTCCGGCGGACTCTTAAGGCTGATGTTTATGTGCTCGCGTTTTTTGTCTCTCCAAGCGGTCGCGGTCTCAAAGTGATCGTAGGGACCCAAGTCGCCGAGATTTCCGATCACCGAGCATGCTTCGAACGGGCTAGTGTTCACTTCAAGTCGGTGCTCCCGGCTGATGTTCTCATCGATCCCAGACCGAGCAATGTGGCATCCAATTGCTTCGCGAGTTTTGACTCTCGGGTTTGGAGGGCTTCTAGCGAGCGTTTGGTGTTCGGTCCGGGGGACTGCGATTCAGAAAAAAAAAGTCCGACGGGGTGTGATGTAGATGCATCACATGTGATGCAGTCTTTTGAGAAGGAACTCTTTTCTCCTTCCTCCTCAGAGAGGGCAGCGCTTGGGAGGGAGGATTCCTCCCGATTGATTGCCTGCAATCACATGTCGACCCCGCCAGCCCACATCGACTGCGATCTCAGCGAATTCGTCGAGCGCAACGTTTGGAGAGATTGGGTAAGTCGAACGCCCTATGTTGCTGCCAAGCGAAACGCATTCATTGCCGACCGAGTTCCATTGCTTCTCAACTTGGTTTGCGCGGAGTTGGTGGCAGTGCTCAGCGTGAAATGGTTCGATGGTGCTCCCGGTGGACTGTTTCACGACACACGCGAACGGCATTGGAACGAAACATGGAGCATGATTGGAGGGTGTCGGGAATCATGGCCTACCGTTCGGAACATAGGACGTGACGGTCGACGAATCTACCAAGACCTAAAGGACGACCGATTGCGTGCGGTCTTCCGAATCTGTCATAGCCTCAGTATCTCCAAGAAGAACTTCGCCACCCGGCAATTCTACCTCACCGCTACGAATCTTTCTGAACGCATGCTGTGCGCGTGCCAAACTGCAGCTCGACAACTTAACTACCTCGAAAATGCAGGTGCCATCAAGGTGATTGAGAAAGGCGAACTGAGACGCAAAGGTCATCCCGCGCGTGCGACATTCTATCAATGGATGTTGTCGTAA